TGCCCGGACACCGGGCAGCGCACAGAAGGAATGCAATGACAGTTGATGCCGCCCGCGGCCGAACGGCACGTATCGAGCGCGTCACGAGCGAGTCGAGCGTCCTCGTCGAACTCGACCTCGACGGCACCGGTGTGTCCTCGATCGACACCACCGTGCCCTTCTACGACCACATGCTCACGGCCCTGTCGAAGCATTCGCTGATCGACCTCACCATCAGGTCCTCCGGCGACACGCACATCGACGTCCACCACACCGTCGAGGACACCGCGATCGCGATCGGCGAGGCACTGCGGATCGCCCTCGGCACGAAGGCCGGCATCCGCCGCTTCGGCGAGGCGACCGTGCCGCTCGACGAGGCCCTCGCCACTGCCGTCGTCGACATCTCCGGCCGCCCGTTCCTCGTCCACGGAGGGGAACCCGCCGGCCAGGAGTACCACCTCATCGGCGGGCACTTCACCGGATCACTCACCCGCCACGTCCTGGAGGCCCTCGCGCTGCACGCCCAGATCTGCCTGCACGTCACGGTCCTCGCGGGCCGCGATCCGCACCACATCGTCGAGGCCCAGTTCAAGGCCCTGGCCCGGGCGCTGCGGTCAGCTGTGGAACCGGATCCCCGCGTCGAGGGCATCCCCTCCACGAAGGGAGCGCTATGACCGCCCGCACCGTCACCGTCCTCGACTACGGCTCCGGCAACGTCCGCTCCGTCGTCCGCGCCCTCGAGCACGTGGGGGCCGACGTCGTCCTGAGCGCGAAGCCCGACGACGTACTCAACGCCGACGGGCTCCTCGTCCCCGGCGTCGGAGCCTTCGCCGCCGTGATGAAGGGACTGAAGGACGTCGACGCCCTGCGCATGATCGGCCGCCGGGTGGCCGGTGGCCGGCCCGTCCTCGGGATCTGCGTGGGACTGCAGGTGCTCTTCGACGAGGGCGTGGAGCACGGTGTGCGCACGCCCGGCATGGGGGAGTGGCCCGGCACCGTGGAGCGCCTGAAGGCGGACGTCGTGCCGCACATGGGCTGGAACACCGTGCAGGCGCCCGAGGGCACCGTCCTGTTCGACGGCATCGGTGACGAGCGCTTCTACTTCGTGCACTCCTACGGCGTGCAGGACTGGTCCTTCGACGTCACCCAGCCCGCCATGAAGCCGCCGCAGGTCACCTGGTCCCACCACGGGGGACCCTTCATCGCCGCGGTCGAGAACGGCCCGCTCAGCGCCACCCAGTTCCACCCCGAGAAGTCGGGCGACGCAGGAGCGCAGCTGCTGCGGAACTGGATCGAGGGACTGCGGTGAGCCGATGGTGAGTCTCCTGCTCATGGGAGCCGCCGGCCTCCTCATCGGCGGGGCGTACTCGCTGCGCAGCCAGGAGTTCCCGCGCTGGGTGTGGATCGCCTTCCTCGCGCTGGCCGGACTCGCGCTCGTCGCCGCCTACCTGTTCACCCTCCCCGGCGACTAGCCGCAGCCCGACCCCGACCGACCCACCCGAGCTCCGCCGCCCGTACGAAAGCAGACCATGACCCCCTTCGCCGAATCACCCGTGCTCGAACTCCTCCCCGCCGTCGACGTCGCCGACGGCCAGGCCGTGCGCCTGGTCCAGGGCGAGGCCGGCAGCGAGACCAGCTACGGCGACCCGCTCGACGCCGCCCTCGCCTGGCAGGAGGACGGGGCGGAGTGGGTGCACCTCGTGGACCTGGACGCGGCCTTCGGCCGCGGATCCAACCGGGACCTGCTCGAGCGCGTGGTCCGCCACCTCGACATCAAGGTGGAACTCTCCGGCGGCATCCGCGACGACGCATCGCTCGACGCGGCACTGGAGCTCGGCGCCACCCGGGTCAACCTCGGTACGGCCGCCCTCGAGAACCCCGAGTGGACCGAGCTGGCCATCGCCCGTTACGGCGACGCCATCGCCGTCGGGCTCGACGTCCGCGGGACCACCCTCGCGGCGCGGGGCTGGACCGAGGACGGCGGCGATCTGTGGGAGGTCCTGCAGCGCCTCGAGGACGCGGGCTGCGCACGCTACGTCGTCACGGACGTGACGAAGGACGGCACGCTGAAGGGCCCGAACATCGCCCTGCTCCAGGAGGTCCTCGCGAAGACCACCCGGCCCGTCGTGGCCTCGGGCGGCATCTCCAGCCTCGACGACATCGCGGCCCTGCGCGAGCTCGTCCCGCACGGCCTCGAGGGCGCGATCGTCGGCAAGGCGCTCTATGCCGGCGCCTTCACGCTGCCCCAGGCACTGGACGTGGCCGGGCTGCCCGCCTCGGACGCGTGAGCGGACGCCGGCTCCCCGCGCACATCGCGGCGGCGCTGGCGGGGAACACCGCCGACTCCGCCGGCCGGCCGTGGGCGGGCCGGGACCTGTCCGGGTCGGACAACCCGCTGCACGCCTTCGACGACGACGACGGCACGGCCGACCGCGCGCTGGCCGCGGCCATGGCCGGGCTCCTGGGGGTCCCGGACCGGGCCGCGGACCAGCCCGGGCCGCGCGAGCGCGCGGTCTTCGCGGCCCTCACCACCGCGCGCGTGTTCATCCCCATCGTCGCGCAGCTCGGCGAGCAGGCGGAGGGAGCCTCGGGTCTGCCCGCCGACAAGGAGGCGGAGATGGCGCTCGTCACCCTGACCGCGCCGGACGGGCGGAAGGCACTGCCCGTCTTCTCGTCCACCCCGGCACTCACGCGGTGGCACCCCGACGCGAGACCGGTCGCGGCGTACGCGGCACGGGCCGCTCTCGCCGCCGCCGCGGAGGACGCCGAACTGCTGGTGCTGGATCCGGGGGCGGACCTGACCGTCGTCCTCCGTCGTCCCGCCGTCTGGGCGCTCGCCCGGCAGGTCCCGTGGACCCCGTCCTACGAGGACCCCGCGCTGGCATCGCTCGTCGAGGCCGCCGCCCGCGAGGAGCCGGACATCCTCTCCGTGGCGCTCCGGCCGGCCGCCGGCGTCCTCACCCGGGCCGCCGACGGTAGCATTGCTTCCGGCGGAGGCCCTGGGCCGGAACTGCGCATGGACGTGCAGCTCCGCGGCGGCCTGTCGCCGCAGCAGGTGCGCGACGCCGTCGCCTCCCTCCGGGGGAAGCTCCTGGAGCGCGCCGACTTCGTCGAACGCGTCGACTCGCTCGACATCAAACTCACCCGCTGACGGAGTGCCGTCGGCCAAGAAAGACAGATCGTGAACTTCGCCGTCTACCGGGACCTGCTGCGCATCCGCTCCGTACGGACACTGCTGATCATCGGGATGATCGCCCGCTTCCCCCATTCCGCCGCAGGCGTGCTGCTGACCCTGCACGTGGTGCAGACCCTCGACCGCGGCTACGCCGAGGCGGGCGCGGTCGCCGCCGTCGTCACGATCGGCATCGCCGTCGGTGCGCCGTGGCGCGGGCGGCGGATCGACGCCGCGGGGCTGCGCCGGGCGCTCATCCCGTCGGTCGTCGCGGAGGCGGTCATCTGGTCGGTCGCACCGCACCTGTCCTACCAGTGGCTGCTCGTCGCGGCCCTGGTCGGGGGCCTCTTCACCCTCCCGGCCTTCTCGGTGATCCGCCAGGCACTCGGCGTGCTCGTCGACGGCGACCGCCGGCGCACCGCCTTCACGCTCGACGCGATCTCCACGGAGGTCGTCTTCATGGCGGGGCCCGCGGTGGGCGTCGTCCTGGCCACGCAGGTCTCCTCCGTGCTCGGCCTGACCCTCGTCGGCATCGCCGCCGCCTCCGCCGGGATCTTCCTCATGGTGATCAACCCGCCGACGCGCTCGGAGCAGCTGCCCGGTGCCTCGCCCGTGCCGGCCGCCGCACCGGCCCTCATCGGCGAGGCCCCGGCCGACCTCGTCGGGTACACCTCACCGGCGACGACGACGGCGGCGCGCCGGCCGGCGGCGATGCTGCGCAGGGGGGTGCGGAGGGCGTTCCCGTGGCTGACCGCGCCGCTCGTGCTGGTCATGGTGATCGCCGCGGGGGCCGGGCTCGTCCTCTCCGGCTCCGAGGTCGGCATCGTCGCGGCCCTCGAGCTCGCGGGGAAGGAGGGCCAGCTCGGGCTCGTGTTCGTGGCGTGGTGCGCGGCGTCGGTGGTCGGCGGCCTCCTCTACGGCGCCCTGCACCGGCCGGTCCCGCCGTCGCTGCTCCTGCTCGGCATGGGCCTGCTGACGCTGCCCATGGGCTTCGCCGACAGCACGCTCTCACTGGCGCTGCTGTCCATCCCGGCGGGCCTCCTGTGCGCGCCGGTCCTCTCCGCCGCGTCGGAGAAGGTCGCCGACCTCGTCGCGGAGGACAGGAGGGGCGAGGCCATGGGCTGGTACGGCTCCGCGCTGACCTCGGGCGTCGCACTCGGGGCGCCCGTCGCCGGACTGCTCATCGACGCGACCGGCCCCTGGGGCGGCTTCACCGCCGTGTCCCTCGTCTCGGCGGCCATCGGCGCCGTCGGATTCCTCGCCCGCGACCGCGGGGTCCATACGAGCACGGCCACCGAGCAGCCCGCACAGTAGGGCCGCCCGGCCGGCGCCTAGTTGACCGGGCCGGTGTACTTCTCGCCGGGGCCCTGTCCCGGGGGATCGGGGATGATCGATGCCTCCCGGAAGGCGAGCTGCAGCGAGCGGAGCCCGTCGCGCAACGGTCCGGCGTGCTGGGAGCCGATCTCCGGTGCCGCGGCGGTCACGAAACCGGCGAGGGCGGTGATGAGCTTGCGCGCCTCGTCGAGGTCCTTGAGCTGTTCCGCGTTCTCCTCGTGGCCGAGGCCGCACTTGACCGCCGCGGCGCTCATGAGGTGGACGGCGGAGGTGACGATGACCTCCACGGCCGCCACCTCGGAGATGTCCCGCATCTGCCGGCGGACGTCCTGTTCCGCCGCGTCCGGCGTGTCCGCGCCGTGCTCCTGCTCGTCGGCGAAGCTGCGCCGGGTCGCCGGTACGGACGCGTCATCGGGGGTCGGCTGCGGATTGTCGTGTGGGGTGTCCATACTGGTAAGCTTGGCATAGACCAACCGGTCGCTGTTACTCGCTGTGCTCCGTCAGGGGCTGGAGGAACGGGCCGGAACGCAAGCGGAGTCCTCTCCCACCCGCGTTTGCCTGGTGCGGCCGCTCGCCGCATTGCAGGTAGCCGGGTTCCATGGTCGGTCCTGCTGTCGAGCAGGAGGCTCGCGCCTCCGCAGACCGCGCAGACCGGTTACCGAGGCCTTCGATTGCGCTTGCAATGGAAGGCCTTCTTTCGTCTGCAGGCGGTTTCAGCTTGAGTATCCACAGGAGTCACACATCAGCGAGCCAAGAATCAACGATCGTATCCGCGTTCCAGAGGTGCGGTTGGTCGGACCTGCCGGCGAACAGGTAGGAATCGTCCGTATCGAGGACGCACTCCGACTTGCCGCCGAATCCGACCTGGATCTTGTCGAGGTAGCACCGCAGGCCAAGCCGCCGGTCGCCAAGCTCATGGATTTTGGTAAGTACAAGTACGAGGCGGCCGTCAAGGCCCGCGAGGCGCGGAAGAACCAGACCAACACGGTCCTGAAGGAGATCCGGTTCCGCCTCAAGATCGACACGCACGACTACGAGACCAAGCGCGGGCACGCCATCCGCTTCCTCGGTGCCGGCGACAAGGTCAAGGCCATGATCCAGTTCCGCGGACGTGAGCAGCAGCGGCCCGAGATGGGCATCCGCCTGCTGCAGAAGTTCGCCGAGGATGTCGCCGAGGTCGGCGTGGTCGAGTCGTCGCCGCGGATCGACGGACGCAACATGGTCATGGTCATCGGTCCCACGAAGAACAAGGCCGAGGCCAAGGCGGAAGCCCGCCGTGCCACGCAGCGCGCCGAGGCGAAGGCCGCCAACGAGGCCGCCAAGAACGGCGAGGCGCCGCGCATCGATACCTCGGGCGTCGGCAGCGCACCGCTGACGCAGTCCCTCGCGGACCTGCTGCCGGAGGGGTACTCGATCACGAGCGAGCCCGAGACCGAGGCACCCGAGACCGACGCGCCCCAGGCACCCGCCCAGGACGCGCCCGCCGCGGAGGTGACCGAGACCGTCGAGGCCCCGGCCGCCCAGGCACCGACGGCGGAACCGGCTCCGGCCGCCGCCCCGACGCGCACCTCGTCCGCCCCGCGGTCGACGACGCAGCGTCCGGCTACCGAGCGCCCCGCGGCGTCGAGGCCCTCGTCGGCCTCGCGCCCGGCGGTGTCCCGGCCCGCGGCGGCCGCTCCGGCCGCTGCGGCGCCGAGGCCCGCTGCGGCAGCTCCGGCACCGCGGCCCGCCGCTGCGGCACCCAAGCCCGCCGCGTCGGCACCGAAGCCGTCCGCAGCAGCCCAGCCCTCGGCCATGCCGAAGCCCGGAGCGCCGAAGCCGTCGGCGACCCCCAAGCCCGCCGGCAGGACGGCGCCCAAGAGCCCGACCAGCCGTCCCAAGCCCGGAAGCACGGACTAGGGCCCCGGCCCGGTCCCGACGGGCTCGTTCGAAAACCAGCAGGCACCGTTCCGGTGCCGAATTCCGGGTGCACCCGCCCCGGCTACCAGAAGGAGATCGGTCCCCATGCCGAAGATGAAGACCCACAGCGGCGCCAAGAAGCGCTTCAAGCTGACCGGAAGCGGGAAGCTCAAGCGCCAGCAGGCCAACCGCCGTCACTACCTCGAGCACAAGTCCTCGACCGTGACGCGCCGCCTCGCGAGCGACCAGATCGTCTCGAAGGCCGACACCAAGACCATCAAGAAGATGCTGGGCGTCTAACCACTTATCCACCCCGGGTAAGCGCATGCACGCACCGTGCAGCGCTGCGGCTGCGGCCGTTACCGAAGAACACAAAGGAGTACGCACGTGGCACGTGTGAAGCGGGCAGTCAATGCCCACAAGAAGCGTCGGGTCGTCCTCGAGCGCGCCAAGGGTTACCGCGGCCAGCGTTCGCGCCTGTACCGCAAGGCCAAGGAGCAGCTGCTCCACTCGTTCGTCTACAGCTACGGCGACCGCCGCAAGCGCAAGGGTGACTTCCGTCGCCTCTGGATCCAGCGCATCAACGCTGCATCCCGCGCCAACGGCCTGACCTACAACCGCCTGATCCAGGGCCTGAAGGCTGCCGAGATCCAGGTCGACCGCCGGATGCTCGCCGACCTCGCCGTCACGGATGGGGCCGCGTTCGCCGCGCTCGTCCAGATCGCGAAGAACGCCCTGCCGGCCGACACGTCGGCTCCGCTCAAGGCTTCGGCCTAGGCCCATCGGCGGGAGCGGGCCCTCGGCCCGCCCACCGGTCCACGATGACTGACGACGGACGCCCCCAGGCGCCACTGATGACCAACACC
This genomic interval from Arthrobacter agilis contains the following:
- the hisB gene encoding imidazoleglycerol-phosphate dehydratase HisB; protein product: MTVDAARGRTARIERVTSESSVLVELDLDGTGVSSIDTTVPFYDHMLTALSKHSLIDLTIRSSGDTHIDVHHTVEDTAIAIGEALRIALGTKAGIRRFGEATVPLDEALATAVVDISGRPFLVHGGEPAGQEYHLIGGHFTGSLTRHVLEALALHAQICLHVTVLAGRDPHHIVEAQFKALARALRSAVEPDPRVEGIPSTKGAL
- the hisH gene encoding imidazole glycerol phosphate synthase subunit HisH → MTARTVTVLDYGSGNVRSVVRALEHVGADVVLSAKPDDVLNADGLLVPGVGAFAAVMKGLKDVDALRMIGRRVAGGRPVLGICVGLQVLFDEGVEHGVRTPGMGEWPGTVERLKADVVPHMGWNTVQAPEGTVLFDGIGDERFYFVHSYGVQDWSFDVTQPAMKPPQVTWSHHGGPFIAAVENGPLSATQFHPEKSGDAGAQLLRNWIEGLR
- the priA gene encoding bifunctional 1-(5-phosphoribosyl)-5-((5-phosphoribosylamino)methylideneamino)imidazole-4-carboxamide isomerase/phosphoribosylanthranilate isomerase PriA, translating into MTPFAESPVLELLPAVDVADGQAVRLVQGEAGSETSYGDPLDAALAWQEDGAEWVHLVDLDAAFGRGSNRDLLERVVRHLDIKVELSGGIRDDASLDAALELGATRVNLGTAALENPEWTELAIARYGDAIAVGLDVRGTTLAARGWTEDGGDLWEVLQRLEDAGCARYVVTDVTKDGTLKGPNIALLQEVLAKTTRPVVASGGISSLDDIAALRELVPHGLEGAIVGKALYAGAFTLPQALDVAGLPASDA
- a CDS encoding SseB family protein, producing the protein MSGRRLPAHIAAALAGNTADSAGRPWAGRDLSGSDNPLHAFDDDDGTADRALAAAMAGLLGVPDRAADQPGPRERAVFAALTTARVFIPIVAQLGEQAEGASGLPADKEAEMALVTLTAPDGRKALPVFSSTPALTRWHPDARPVAAYAARAALAAAAEDAELLVLDPGADLTVVLRRPAVWALARQVPWTPSYEDPALASLVEAAAREEPDILSVALRPAAGVLTRAADGSIASGGGPGPELRMDVQLRGGLSPQQVRDAVASLRGKLLERADFVERVDSLDIKLTR
- a CDS encoding MFS transporter yields the protein MNFAVYRDLLRIRSVRTLLIIGMIARFPHSAAGVLLTLHVVQTLDRGYAEAGAVAAVVTIGIAVGAPWRGRRIDAAGLRRALIPSVVAEAVIWSVAPHLSYQWLLVAALVGGLFTLPAFSVIRQALGVLVDGDRRRTAFTLDAISTEVVFMAGPAVGVVLATQVSSVLGLTLVGIAAASAGIFLMVINPPTRSEQLPGASPVPAAAPALIGEAPADLVGYTSPATTTAARRPAAMLRRGVRRAFPWLTAPLVLVMVIAAGAGLVLSGSEVGIVAALELAGKEGQLGLVFVAWCAASVVGGLLYGALHRPVPPSLLLLGMGLLTLPMGFADSTLSLALLSIPAGLLCAPVLSAASEKVADLVAEDRRGEAMGWYGSALTSGVALGAPVAGLLIDATGPWGGFTAVSLVSAAIGAVGFLARDRGVHTSTATEQPAQ
- a CDS encoding DUF1844 domain-containing protein, which produces MDTPHDNPQPTPDDASVPATRRSFADEQEHGADTPDAAEQDVRRQMRDISEVAAVEVIVTSAVHLMSAAAVKCGLGHEENAEQLKDLDEARKLITALAGFVTAAAPEIGSQHAGPLRDGLRSLQLAFREASIIPDPPGQGPGEKYTGPVN
- the infC gene encoding translation initiation factor IF-3 — encoded protein: MNDRIRVPEVRLVGPAGEQVGIVRIEDALRLAAESDLDLVEVAPQAKPPVAKLMDFGKYKYEAAVKAREARKNQTNTVLKEIRFRLKIDTHDYETKRGHAIRFLGAGDKVKAMIQFRGREQQRPEMGIRLLQKFAEDVAEVGVVESSPRIDGRNMVMVIGPTKNKAEAKAEARRATQRAEAKAANEAAKNGEAPRIDTSGVGSAPLTQSLADLLPEGYSITSEPETEAPETDAPQAPAQDAPAAEVTETVEAPAAQAPTAEPAPAAAPTRTSSAPRSTTQRPATERPAASRPSSASRPAVSRPAAAAPAAAAPRPAAAAPAPRPAAAAPKPAASAPKPSAAAQPSAMPKPGAPKPSATPKPAGRTAPKSPTSRPKPGSTD
- the rpmI gene encoding 50S ribosomal protein L35; this encodes MPKMKTHSGAKKRFKLTGSGKLKRQQANRRHYLEHKSSTVTRRLASDQIVSKADTKTIKKMLGV
- the rplT gene encoding 50S ribosomal protein L20, with translation MARVKRAVNAHKKRRVVLERAKGYRGQRSRLYRKAKEQLLHSFVYSYGDRRKRKGDFRRLWIQRINAASRANGLTYNRLIQGLKAAEIQVDRRMLADLAVTDGAAFAALVQIAKNALPADTSAPLKASA